A single genomic interval of Arthrobacter globiformis harbors:
- a CDS encoding DedA family protein, producing the protein MRIPGATSSPADELTGIVGFAAQAIDSLGEWGVGLFTFLETVFPPIPSEVILPLAGFLTRQGSLNLALVFVTSTLGAYLGALALYFLGAKVGLERSIRWLSKLPLVDREDFERADVWFRRHGRSAIFFGRLLPGVRSLISLPAGAERMHLGTFSIFTIAGTAVWNSALIGFGVLLGRQYAMVEQYSRYLNYAVYAALAICVVWLVVRHIRRGKPAQDRQ; encoded by the coding sequence ATGCGCATTCCCGGTGCCACATCCAGTCCCGCCGACGAACTGACAGGCATCGTGGGCTTCGCCGCCCAGGCGATCGATTCGCTCGGGGAATGGGGTGTGGGCCTCTTCACCTTCCTCGAGACGGTGTTCCCGCCGATTCCCAGCGAAGTGATTCTTCCGCTGGCCGGGTTCCTGACCCGGCAGGGGTCCCTCAACCTGGCCTTGGTCTTTGTAACCAGCACATTGGGGGCGTATCTTGGCGCCCTTGCGCTGTATTTCCTCGGCGCGAAGGTGGGACTGGAGCGTTCGATCCGCTGGCTGTCCAAGCTGCCTCTGGTGGACCGGGAGGACTTCGAGCGCGCGGACGTCTGGTTCCGCCGCCACGGCAGGTCGGCGATTTTCTTCGGCCGGCTGCTGCCCGGCGTGAGGAGCCTCATTTCGTTGCCGGCGGGCGCCGAGAGGATGCACCTGGGCACCTTCAGCATTTTCACCATTGCCGGCACCGCCGTCTGGAACAGCGCGCTGATCGGCTTCGGCGTACTGCTGGGCCGGCAGTACGCGATGGTGGAGCAGTACTCCCGCTACCTCAACTACGCCGTCTACGCCGCCCTGGCCATCTGCGTTGTCTGGCTCGTGGTCCGGCACATCCGGCGCGGGAAGCCGGCACAGGACCGGCAGTAG
- a CDS encoding LolA family protein, whose protein sequence is MTAIWLRWTPAVAVPAVIAAGVLAGSLPASARDPLPEKTPAQVLAMIGQHQTKSFSGTVEQSSELGLPDVPQVGPTSGAGTGSLAELLTGPHSARVYIDGPTKARIQVMDRMAERDAVRQGNELWLYNSKDNTATHVTLPAAASKESRSHDMPAGVATPEELAAKMLDKLDGSTDVAVAEDTEVAGRAAYNLVLTPRSAVTLVGSVAVAVDGENGMPLSVEVRARGQQEPAFRTAFSSLTLGAPDAALFNFSPPPGASVKELAVPAKPNGTKGQADKNRTGKDLADRNTDNKDLHGHTPAVTGSGWERIVGIPAPVRCRPIRFP, encoded by the coding sequence ATGACTGCCATCTGGCTGCGGTGGACACCCGCCGTGGCCGTACCTGCTGTGATAGCTGCCGGAGTCCTGGCGGGGTCCTTGCCCGCGAGCGCCCGGGATCCGTTGCCAGAGAAGACACCTGCCCAGGTGCTGGCGATGATCGGACAACACCAGACCAAGTCCTTCTCCGGCACGGTGGAGCAATCCTCCGAACTCGGCCTGCCCGATGTCCCCCAGGTAGGACCCACCTCGGGTGCAGGGACGGGTTCCCTCGCCGAGCTGCTGACCGGCCCACACAGCGCCCGCGTCTACATCGACGGACCAACCAAGGCCCGCATCCAAGTGATGGACCGGATGGCCGAACGCGACGCCGTCCGGCAGGGCAATGAGCTGTGGCTGTACAACTCCAAGGACAACACGGCCACGCACGTCACGCTTCCCGCCGCTGCCTCGAAGGAATCCCGCAGCCATGACATGCCGGCGGGTGTGGCAACGCCGGAGGAACTGGCCGCGAAGATGCTTGACAAGCTGGACGGCAGCACCGACGTGGCGGTGGCCGAAGATACCGAGGTGGCAGGCAGGGCGGCATACAACCTGGTCCTCACGCCGCGGTCGGCCGTGACCCTGGTGGGCTCCGTGGCCGTGGCCGTGGATGGTGAGAACGGCATGCCGCTGAGCGTGGAGGTACGGGCCCGCGGTCAGCAGGAGCCTGCGTTCCGGACGGCGTTCTCCAGCCTGACGCTGGGCGCTCCTGACGCAGCCCTGTTCAACTTCTCGCCGCCGCCGGGTGCCTCGGTGAAGGAACTTGCGGTGCCGGCAAAGCCCAACGGCACGAAGGGCCAGGCCGACAAGAACCGGACCGGCAAGGATCTGGCCGACAGGAACACCGACAATAAGGACCTGCACGGGCACACCCCCGCCGTCACGGGCTCCGGCTGGGAACGGATCGTCGGCATCCCGGCCCCCGTCCGCTGCCGCCCCATCCGCTTCCCGTGA
- a CDS encoding ABC transporter ATP-binding protein, giving the protein MTAAGRALALETQGLSKRFGHQLAVNSIDLAVPRGSVFGFLGPNGSGKTTTIRMMLGLAAPTAGEVRVLGMDMPRQLDEVLPRVGALVEGPAFYPFLSGAANLHRFDAADRHAAPSTRRARVDEALERVGLSHAARKKVRAYSLGMKQRLGIANALLARRELLVLDEPTNGLDPQGTREVRNLVRSLAADGATVFVSSHLLAEVEQICTHAAIMSAGRLVAQGPLAELRESGTAQLRLVTPDAGTASSVLVRFGLSPIVGHPDGVDAVITSSLPIGAGSDRTAKLSGGAGFDGTAGLPAANGGVAPETIVAALVADGVRVRGFTVERGSLEDRFVALTGEGFDVAQ; this is encoded by the coding sequence GTGACAGCCGCTGGCCGCGCTCTTGCGCTAGAGACACAGGGGCTGAGCAAGCGGTTCGGCCACCAGCTGGCGGTCAACAGCATAGATCTGGCCGTGCCCAGGGGTTCTGTCTTCGGCTTCCTCGGGCCCAACGGATCCGGCAAGACCACCACCATCCGCATGATGCTCGGCCTCGCCGCGCCGACCGCGGGCGAGGTCAGGGTCCTCGGGATGGACATGCCGCGGCAGCTGGATGAGGTCCTGCCCAGGGTCGGTGCGCTGGTGGAGGGGCCGGCTTTCTACCCTTTCCTCTCGGGTGCGGCGAATCTGCACCGCTTTGATGCAGCGGATCGGCACGCTGCGCCGTCCACCCGCCGCGCGCGGGTGGACGAAGCACTGGAACGGGTGGGGCTTTCCCATGCCGCCCGCAAGAAGGTGCGGGCCTACTCTCTCGGCATGAAGCAGCGGCTGGGAATCGCCAACGCGCTGCTGGCACGCCGCGAACTGCTGGTCCTGGACGAACCGACCAACGGGCTGGATCCCCAGGGCACGCGGGAGGTGCGGAACCTGGTCCGGTCCCTCGCCGCTGACGGCGCCACCGTGTTCGTCTCCAGCCACCTGTTGGCCGAAGTGGAGCAGATCTGCACCCATGCGGCCATCATGAGCGCCGGCAGGCTGGTGGCCCAGGGGCCCCTGGCCGAACTCCGCGAGTCGGGCACCGCGCAGCTCCGCCTCGTGACGCCCGACGCCGGTACGGCCTCGAGCGTTTTGGTGCGGTTCGGGCTGTCCCCCATTGTGGGTCATCCAGACGGAGTGGATGCCGTCATTACGTCCAGCCTGCCTATTGGGGCGGGGTCTGACCGTACAGCAAAGCTCTCCGGTGGCGCAGGGTTTGACGGCACGGCGGGACTCCCAGCCGCCAACGGAGGCGTGGCACCGGAGACGATCGTCGCTGCCCTCGTGGCGGACGGCGTGCGGGTCCGCGGGTTCACGGTGGAGCGTGGCAGCCTGGAAGACCGCTTTGTGGCTTTGACGGGGGAGGGCTTCGATGTCGCACAGTGA
- a CDS encoding ABC transporter permease translates to MSHSDRPPVQEPVAQEPAAGEPEAQAPAGQEPDGHGPAAREPAVQRLAVQNSPAPGTRRRPSSGSLLASELKQLFRRRRTQAMLLALAAIPVVIAVVVHVSSAVPPGRGPAFLDRISQNGLFVAVTAMLVSVPLFLPLTIGVVAGDTIAGEAGLGTLRYLLVAPAGRVRLLLVKYAGAAVFCLSAPLAVALAGAGIGWVLFPVGPVALLSGDLVEPDEALVRMLLIAAYQAVSLLGLSAIGLFLSTLTDVPVGAMAATIVLSVVSQVLDQLPQLEWLHPWLFTHNWFGFADLLRQPIGWDSFADNALLQAGYIAVFGALAYGRFVSKDVLS, encoded by the coding sequence ATGTCGCACAGTGATCGGCCGCCAGTGCAGGAACCTGTTGCGCAGGAGCCGGCGGCGGGGGAACCGGAAGCTCAGGCGCCCGCAGGGCAGGAACCGGATGGACATGGGCCGGCGGCGCGGGAACCGGCAGTGCAGCGGCTCGCCGTGCAAAACAGCCCGGCGCCGGGTACCAGGCGCCGGCCGTCCAGCGGTTCTCTGCTCGCCTCGGAGCTGAAGCAGCTGTTCCGCCGCCGCAGGACCCAGGCCATGCTCCTGGCGCTGGCCGCCATCCCGGTGGTGATCGCCGTCGTCGTCCACGTTTCCTCGGCTGTTCCTCCGGGGAGGGGGCCGGCGTTCCTGGACCGGATCAGCCAGAACGGCCTGTTCGTGGCCGTCACCGCGATGCTGGTTTCCGTTCCGCTGTTCCTCCCGCTGACCATTGGCGTGGTCGCGGGGGACACCATTGCCGGGGAAGCCGGACTGGGCACGCTGCGGTACCTGCTGGTGGCTCCGGCCGGCCGGGTGCGCCTGCTGCTGGTCAAGTATGCCGGGGCCGCTGTGTTTTGTCTTTCCGCCCCACTGGCTGTGGCGCTCGCCGGCGCGGGCATCGGCTGGGTACTCTTCCCGGTGGGACCGGTGGCATTGCTCTCGGGCGACCTTGTGGAACCGGACGAGGCGCTTGTCAGGATGCTGCTAATCGCCGCTTATCAGGCCGTGTCGCTGCTCGGTTTATCGGCCATCGGGCTGTTTCTGTCCACGCTGACCGACGTGCCTGTCGGCGCCATGGCCGCAACAATCGTCCTGTCCGTCGTTTCCCAGGTGCTCGACCAACTGCCCCAGCTGGAGTGGCTACACCCGTGGTTGTTCACGCACAACTGGTTCGGCTTCGCAGACCTGCTTCGCCAACCCATCGGCTGGGATTCGTTCGCTGACAATGCGCTCCTGCAGGCGGGCTACATCGCAGTGTTCGGCGCGCTCGCGTACGGCAGGTTCGTGAGCAAGGACGTACTGTCCTAG
- a CDS encoding C40 family peptidase, translating into MSLTGPGRTAAVFCTAVVLCGTLAAPATADRAITKMSPTAGLLATALTVPASPEVPSPADIAAAKSSESATAAKVADIEGILADAATAQEVTFARTLEANNAYSNALVELDTRSDAAAVATARASAADKEQSKSRKAVGQLAGDLYRNGGLNPELSGLVTGTGDVLAKAATLQALTAGRSRAFTAAETTAAAAESLTAAAADARRAADDAAKTAETLKAEADHANAAQVKAVADAKAQRTVLVGQLASLRNTTAALESARVDGLERQRQQARLAAVTAAAEGAAAAQAATDKAAAANAAAAGSASAASAEESASAPSRTPAQTAPSQAAPAAPPQAAPAPPAPAPVRPAPAPARPAPAPAQPAPVPPAPAPARAPAQPAPAPVQPAPSPGGSNMAAISVAMGKVGSPYFYQYGGTGAYGFDCSGLVQNAFAAIGKQLPRTAAEQFAQAPVHVPLSQAQPGDLLVWGSAPGFYHVAIYLGGGRVVQALNPSAGITVTDLSMMAGMQLHPVAARY; encoded by the coding sequence ATGAGTTTGACCGGCCCCGGCCGCACAGCGGCAGTCTTCTGCACCGCCGTCGTCCTCTGCGGAACCCTCGCGGCACCTGCGACCGCTGACCGGGCCATTACGAAGATGTCGCCCACCGCAGGTCTTCTGGCAACAGCCCTGACGGTACCGGCGTCGCCGGAAGTTCCCTCCCCCGCGGACATCGCTGCCGCCAAGTCCAGTGAAAGTGCGACGGCGGCAAAGGTCGCCGACATTGAGGGCATCTTGGCCGACGCCGCCACGGCCCAGGAGGTCACATTCGCACGGACGCTCGAAGCCAACAACGCTTACAGCAATGCCCTCGTGGAGCTGGACACGAGATCGGACGCGGCCGCGGTGGCCACGGCCAGGGCTTCCGCCGCGGACAAGGAACAGTCCAAGAGCCGTAAGGCCGTGGGGCAGCTGGCCGGGGACCTGTACCGGAACGGTGGCCTTAATCCGGAGCTGAGCGGCCTGGTCACGGGCACTGGCGATGTCCTCGCCAAAGCGGCAACGCTGCAGGCACTTACCGCCGGCCGGAGCAGGGCCTTCACCGCCGCAGAAACCACCGCCGCGGCCGCCGAATCGCTCACGGCTGCCGCCGCCGACGCCCGCCGCGCGGCAGATGACGCCGCGAAAACCGCCGAGACGCTCAAGGCAGAGGCAGACCATGCCAATGCAGCCCAGGTAAAGGCGGTGGCGGACGCCAAGGCGCAGCGGACTGTCCTCGTGGGGCAGCTTGCCTCGTTGCGGAACACTACGGCAGCGCTCGAGTCCGCCCGCGTGGACGGCCTGGAGCGCCAACGCCAGCAGGCCCGTCTCGCCGCCGTAACTGCGGCAGCTGAAGGTGCCGCCGCGGCCCAGGCGGCCACAGACAAAGCAGCGGCAGCGAACGCTGCGGCGGCAGGCAGCGCGAGTGCTGCCTCGGCGGAGGAGTCCGCTTCCGCGCCATCCCGGACGCCTGCCCAAACCGCTCCTTCACAGGCAGCTCCGGCCGCTCCTCCACAGGCGGCTCCGGCTCCGCCAGCTCCCGCGCCGGTCCGCCCGGCGCCTGCTCCGGCCCGCCCGGCTCCCGCGCCAGCACAGCCTGCGCCAGTACCGCCGGCACCAGCCCCCGCACGTGCGCCAGCACAGCCGGCACCCGCCCCGGTCCAGCCTGCCCCGTCTCCCGGCGGTTCCAACATGGCTGCCATCTCGGTGGCCATGGGCAAGGTGGGGTCCCCGTACTTCTATCAATATGGCGGCACTGGCGCGTACGGCTTCGACTGTTCGGGCCTGGTCCAGAACGCGTTCGCGGCCATCGGGAAGCAACTTCCGCGCACGGCTGCGGAGCAGTTCGCCCAGGCGCCCGTCCACGTGCCCCTGTCCCAGGCGCAGCCCGGTGATCTGCTGGTCTGGGGATCGGCGCCCGGTTTCTACCATGTGGCGATCTACCTGGGCGGCGGCAGGGTGGTCCAGGCGCTGAACCCGTCCGCGGGCATCACCGTGACGGATCTGAGCATGATGGCCGGCATGCAGCTCCACCCGGTCGCTGCACGGTACTAG
- a CDS encoding cation diffusion facilitator family transporter: MGHDHNHGLTATGRHRGRLIAVLAITLSVMLIQVIGSLLSGSLALLADAGHMLSDAAGVFIALMAAWIAALPASDLRTYGYQRAEVLAALANALILVVVAAVIFTEATRRIGSAPEVHTDIMLSAAILGAAANFVSLLILRKAQQESLNVRGAYLEVLGDLLGSFAVIAAALVIKFTGYLAADTIASVIIALMILPRAWHLLREVVDVLLEATPKGVEVSMIREHILSVAGVVAVHDIHIWTITSGVPVFSAHVVVQDEMLSAKGADQVLDKLTTCLGSHFDTEHCTFQLEPASHYEHESRQHA, encoded by the coding sequence ATGGGACACGACCACAACCACGGCCTCACGGCAACGGGTAGGCATCGCGGCAGGCTGATTGCGGTTCTGGCCATCACCCTGTCCGTGATGCTCATCCAGGTGATCGGCTCCCTGCTCTCCGGCTCCCTTGCCCTGCTGGCCGATGCGGGCCACATGCTCTCCGACGCAGCCGGCGTCTTCATCGCCCTGATGGCTGCATGGATCGCTGCACTGCCGGCCAGCGATCTACGGACGTATGGCTACCAGCGCGCGGAAGTCCTGGCTGCCCTCGCCAACGCCCTGATCCTGGTGGTGGTAGCGGCTGTCATCTTCACCGAAGCCACCCGCCGCATTGGCTCCGCGCCCGAGGTGCACACCGACATCATGCTGTCCGCCGCAATCCTGGGTGCGGCCGCCAACTTCGTCTCGCTGCTGATCCTGCGAAAGGCCCAGCAGGAAAGCCTGAACGTCCGCGGCGCCTACCTGGAGGTGCTGGGCGATCTCCTCGGCTCGTTCGCCGTCATCGCCGCTGCGCTGGTCATCAAATTCACCGGTTACCTGGCGGCGGACACCATCGCATCCGTAATCATCGCGCTGATGATCCTGCCGAGAGCCTGGCACCTGCTCCGCGAGGTGGTCGATGTCCTGCTGGAGGCCACCCCAAAGGGTGTGGAAGTCAGCATGATCCGCGAACACATCCTCTCCGTGGCGGGCGTGGTTGCCGTCCACGACATCCACATCTGGACGATCACGTCCGGCGTGCCGGTGTTTTCCGCCCACGTGGTGGTGCAGGACGAGATGCTGAGTGCGAAGGGTGCGGACCAGGTCCTGGACAAACTCACGACCTGCCTGGGCTCGCATTTCGATACCGAGCACTGCACCTTCCAACTGGAACCGGCCAGCCACTACGAGCACGAATCGCGTCAGCACGCCTGA
- a CDS encoding metallopeptidase family protein, whose translation MPANLPPGLPIVPDGAGDPSGFDMSEADFEAAVSDALDQLPAEVARAMDNVAVFIDDDYVPQPGEDPDTVLLGLYEGVPLTERDSWWDAGSLPDRITIYRQPILDICSSREDVVEEVAVTVIHEIAHHFGIDDQRLHELGWD comes from the coding sequence ATGCCCGCTAACCTGCCGCCCGGCCTCCCGATAGTGCCGGACGGAGCCGGCGACCCCTCCGGCTTCGACATGTCCGAAGCCGACTTCGAAGCCGCCGTCAGCGACGCCCTGGACCAACTTCCCGCCGAGGTGGCGCGGGCCATGGACAACGTGGCCGTGTTCATCGACGACGATTACGTCCCCCAGCCCGGCGAGGACCCGGACACGGTGCTCCTGGGACTGTACGAGGGCGTTCCGCTGACCGAGCGTGATTCCTGGTGGGATGCCGGATCGCTTCCGGACCGCATCACCATCTACCGCCAGCCCATCCTGGACATCTGCTCCTCGCGCGAGGACGTGGTGGAGGAGGTGGCGGTGACGGTGATCCACGAGATTGCGCACCACTTCGGAATCGACGACCAGCGGCTTCACGAACTCGGGTGGGACTAG
- a CDS encoding DMT family transporter, giving the protein MASTAGTSPLQPRSPDGPSSGGSVPEGPAPQKPAPSMNALGVAAVVVTVVLWASAFVGIRAVGPSFSPGALTLGRLAIAAVVLGAVVLPKLRALPRGREWWPILAYGVMWFAGYNVALNAAEHALDAGTSALLINVNPILVAVMAGIILKEGFPRWLIIGSLVAFGGVGVIALGSGTRSTADVAGVLLCLLAAALAAVSVIIQKPVLRKFPAGQATWFGIIVGLVCCLPFAGQLGQELQAAPLPATLGLVYLGIFPTAIAFTTWAYALSLIDAGKLAATTYLVPGTTVLISWLVLSEIPTVWGLVGGAICLLGVGLTRRRSR; this is encoded by the coding sequence ATGGCATCCACCGCCGGCACCAGCCCACTTCAGCCCCGCTCCCCCGACGGCCCCTCCTCTGGAGGATCGGTGCCGGAAGGGCCCGCTCCCCAGAAACCCGCACCCTCCATGAACGCGCTCGGCGTCGCCGCCGTCGTGGTGACGGTGGTGCTTTGGGCGTCCGCCTTCGTGGGCATCCGCGCCGTTGGCCCAAGCTTCTCCCCCGGAGCACTGACGCTGGGGCGGTTGGCGATTGCCGCCGTCGTGCTTGGCGCGGTGGTGCTTCCCAAACTCCGGGCGCTGCCGCGGGGCCGGGAGTGGTGGCCGATTCTCGCCTATGGCGTCATGTGGTTCGCCGGGTACAACGTGGCACTCAACGCCGCGGAGCATGCGCTCGACGCCGGAACCAGCGCGCTGCTCATCAACGTGAACCCGATCCTGGTGGCCGTGATGGCGGGCATCATCCTCAAAGAGGGTTTTCCGCGCTGGCTGATTATCGGCAGCCTGGTGGCGTTCGGGGGCGTGGGAGTCATTGCGCTGGGATCGGGGACGCGTTCGACGGCGGACGTGGCAGGCGTGCTGCTTTGCCTCCTCGCTGCTGCACTCGCCGCAGTGAGCGTCATCATCCAGAAGCCCGTGCTGCGGAAGTTTCCGGCGGGGCAGGCCACGTGGTTCGGGATCATCGTGGGCTTGGTCTGCTGCCTGCCTTTCGCAGGCCAGCTGGGGCAGGAGCTGCAGGCGGCGCCGTTGCCAGCCACCCTTGGCCTGGTCTACCTGGGCATCTTCCCCACTGCGATCGCCTTCACCACGTGGGCCTACGCCCTTTCGCTGATCGATGCCGGCAAACTGGCTGCAACCACGTACCTGGTGCCGGGCACGACGGTGCTGATCTCATGGCTGGTGCTCAGCGAAATCCCGACGGTCTGGGGACTCGTCGGCGGCGCCATCTGCCTCCTCGGCGTGGGGCTGACCCGGCGGAGATCCCGCTAA
- a CDS encoding sensor histidine kinase yields the protein MFKTIEYLKSLAAPATAMLLLGTLLILEQRHFDRNSVLLLALITGIAVAEVLPVAALGLAAVTLVLQSFAVLPSVALSGVLSYAAVPVVIFFAVLGWKSGARWIPPAAAVLFAGVTTVSWFTDQAWINFIFGNQIYGREVLRTLMYAFLIFGAFVALNLAAWAAGLAVNNVSRSRRAQLAAELRLRETATELAVEQERNRISGELHDVLAHSLTVIVAQAEGIRFIHRAEPESVEEASAVIAESARTALIETRQLIEGFAFDRTNKPANRVEDLATLADRLSSSGMPVQITTTGSPRDLTVAQHLTVYRLVQESLTNAFKHADRAKGARVGLAWTATSLEVSVRSSLLRGPVPFQEEVQSTGRGIAGMKSRAAAAGGWVETLRSEEIFEVMAFLPLTRADGQRGPAATTAPLPLLTGSRP from the coding sequence ATGTTCAAGACGATCGAGTATCTGAAGTCCCTTGCAGCACCGGCGACGGCCATGCTGCTTCTGGGGACGCTTCTCATCCTCGAACAGCGCCATTTCGACCGGAACAGCGTATTGCTGTTGGCCCTGATAACCGGCATTGCTGTGGCCGAGGTACTGCCGGTGGCTGCCCTGGGGCTGGCTGCTGTCACTTTGGTCCTTCAGAGCTTCGCCGTCCTGCCGTCCGTCGCCCTGTCGGGCGTGCTGAGCTATGCAGCAGTTCCTGTTGTTATCTTCTTCGCCGTTCTTGGCTGGAAGTCCGGGGCGCGATGGATCCCGCCGGCTGCTGCCGTTTTGTTCGCCGGTGTCACGACCGTCAGCTGGTTTACGGATCAGGCTTGGATCAATTTCATCTTCGGCAACCAGATTTACGGCCGGGAAGTTCTACGCACCCTCATGTACGCTTTTCTCATCTTCGGCGCGTTCGTGGCGTTGAACCTTGCTGCGTGGGCCGCTGGCCTAGCGGTGAATAACGTGTCGAGAAGCCGGAGGGCTCAGCTTGCTGCCGAGCTCAGGCTGCGCGAAACGGCGACAGAGCTCGCCGTGGAACAAGAGCGCAACAGGATCTCCGGGGAGCTGCATGATGTTCTCGCGCATTCGTTGACGGTCATCGTGGCGCAGGCCGAAGGAATACGCTTCATCCACCGTGCGGAACCTGAATCCGTTGAGGAAGCCTCCGCAGTCATCGCTGAGTCTGCCAGGACGGCGCTGATCGAAACGCGCCAACTGATTGAAGGCTTTGCTTTCGACAGGACAAACAAACCCGCCAATCGGGTCGAGGACCTGGCCACTCTCGCTGATCGTTTGAGCTCCAGCGGAATGCCGGTGCAGATTACAACGACGGGCTCCCCTCGAGACTTGACGGTTGCCCAGCACCTGACGGTCTACCGGCTGGTGCAGGAAAGCCTGACGAACGCGTTCAAACACGCAGACCGGGCAAAGGGCGCAAGGGTGGGCCTGGCTTGGACCGCGACTTCACTCGAAGTCTCTGTCCGCTCGTCACTTCTCCGAGGCCCCGTCCCTTTCCAGGAAGAGGTGCAGTCGACCGGACGTGGAATCGCAGGAATGAAGTCCAGGGCAGCAGCCGCGGGAGGTTGGGTCGAAACGCTCCGCAGTGAGGAAATCTTCGAAGTCATGGCATTCCTCCCGTTGACCCGCGCTGATGGGCAAAGGGGACCAGCGGCCACGACGGCCCCACTCCCGCTCCTGACGGGATCACGACCATGA
- a CDS encoding response regulator, with protein MTEGPIRIALVDDQPLFSAGLKMILRSQPDMDLVGEAINGDAAVKLAEETLPDVLLMDIRMPVMDGITATKAILGSPALASIKIIVLTTIQHDEAVVRAIQAGAAGFLTKDTTPEFLLAAIRTVHAGHSVIAPALTNELLRDYTTPAAGNDEVLVDLSSRERDVFLLAAKGLANSDIAASLVLSEATVKSHVGSILAKLRLKNRIQLVAFAYENALLS; from the coding sequence ATGACCGAAGGACCGATCCGAATAGCCCTCGTGGATGACCAACCGCTCTTCAGTGCCGGGCTCAAAATGATTCTCCGCAGTCAACCGGACATGGACCTCGTCGGAGAGGCCATCAATGGGGACGCGGCGGTGAAGCTGGCCGAAGAGACACTCCCGGACGTTCTCCTCATGGACATCCGGATGCCCGTCATGGATGGCATTACCGCCACCAAGGCAATCCTGGGATCTCCGGCCCTGGCGTCCATCAAAATCATCGTGCTGACCACGATCCAGCACGATGAGGCCGTCGTCCGCGCCATCCAAGCCGGCGCTGCTGGATTTCTCACTAAGGACACCACCCCTGAATTCCTGCTGGCCGCCATCCGGACCGTGCATGCGGGCCACTCCGTTATAGCGCCGGCCCTAACGAATGAGCTCTTGCGTGACTACACCACACCGGCCGCCGGTAATGATGAGGTCCTCGTGGACCTGTCCAGCCGGGAACGTGACGTTTTCCTCCTGGCCGCTAAAGGGTTGGCAAACAGTGACATAGCCGCGTCCCTGGTGCTGAGCGAGGCCACCGTGAAGTCACACGTGGGCAGCATCCTGGCAAAACTCAGGCTTAAGAACCGGATCCAGCTGGTTGCCTTCGCTTACGAAAATGCTCTGTTGAGCTAG